Proteins encoded together in one Eriocheir sinensis breed Jianghai 21 chromosome 41, ASM2467909v1, whole genome shotgun sequence window:
- the LOC127009590 gene encoding DNA-directed RNA polymerase II subunit RPB11-like: MNAPPTFESFLLFDGEKKIIKEVDTKVPNAAIYTINKEDHTLGNMIRLQLLKDPNVMFAGYKNPHPLEHKVVLRIQTSDASYTPHDAFMNAITDLISELSLLEERFREAIREKKEGFD, translated from the exons ATGAACGCCCCGCCCACCTTCGAATCATTCCTCCTCTTCGACGGAGAGAAAAAGATCATCAAAGAAGTCGACACCAAG GTGCCCAATGCTGCCATCTATACCATCAACAAAGAGGACCACACGTTGGGTAACATGATACGCCTGCAGCTGCTGAAGGATCCAAATGTGATGTTTGCTGGATACAAAAACCCTCATCCTCTTGAACACAAGGTTGTTCTCAGAATACAG ACATCGGATGCAAGCTACACCCCTCATGATGCCTTCATGAATGCCATCACAGACCTTATCTCAGAGCTGTCCCTGCTGGAGGAACGCTTCAGGGAGGCCATccgggagaagaaggaaggatttgaCTAG
- the LOC127009586 gene encoding pancreatic triacylglycerol lipase-like yields the protein MLLSVLVAVQVVAAAARSSAGARADDMSFLLWTRSNPGDEEYYPLLLGDAANLAAAPLTPSDPTAVLIHGYTSSGFTGWSPRAKTELLSYSPYNVISVDWESLAEGPWYPGAVQNTQVVGERTARLLEWLQEAAGLDTTLVQVTGHSLGAHVSGAIGQHLQGFRLPFITGSDPAGPLFHNVTSDFRLDASDAEFVQVIHTDACSFLESCLGLAEPCGHVDFYPNAGEYQPGCSDLSKQGETRGCSHSRAHDYWIESINGETPFLARPCSDWDAYVAGECDSCGQGCLEMGFHVQKDLTGNYYLRTNDASPFAMG from the exons ATGCTCCTCTCTGTCTTAG TCGCCGTCCAGGTGGTGGCCGCGGCGGCGCGCTCCTCGGCCGGCGCCAGGGCAGACGACATGAGCTTTCTACTGTGGACCAG GAGTAACCCCGGCGACGAGGAGTACTACCCGCTGCTGCTCGGGGACGCTGCCAACCTGGCCGCCGCGCCCCTCACGCCCTCCGACCCCACGGCGGTGCTCATCCACGGCTACACCTCCAGCGGCTTCACCGGCTGGTCCCCCCGGGCGAAGAcag AGCTGCTGAGTTACAGCCCCTACAACGTCATCTCCGTGGACTGGGAGAGCCTTGCCGAGGGCCCCTGGTACCCCGGGGCCGTGCAGAACACTCaggtg GTCGGGGAGCGCACGGCCCGCCTGCTGGAGTGGCTGCAGGAGGCGGCGGGGCTGGACACGACGCTGGTACAGGTGACAGGCCACTCCCTCGGGGCTCACGTGTCCGGGGCCATTGGTCAGCACCTCCAAGGCTTCCGCCTCCCCTTCATCACGG GATCGGACCCCGCGGGACCGCTCTTCCACAACGTCACCTCGGACTTCCGCCTCGACGCGTCCGATGCTGAGTTCGTGCAAGTGATCCACACCGACGCCTGTTCCTTCCTGGAG AGTTGTCTCGGGCTGGCGGAGCCATGCGGCCACGTGGACTTCTACCCTAACGCTGGAGAATATCAACCAGGCTGCTCTGACCTCTCCAAGCAAG GGGAGACGCGGGGCTGCAGCCACAGCAGAGCTCACGACTACTGGATAGAGAGCATCAACGGCGAGACGCCCTTCCTGGCCCGCCCCTGCAGCGACTGGGACGCCTACGTGGCCGGCGAGTGTGACAGCTGCGGCCAGGGCTGCCTCGAGATGGGCTTCCACGTCCAGAAAGA CCTCACCGGGAACTACTACCTCAGGACCAACGACGCCTCGCCCTTCGCCATGGGATAG
- the LOC127009587 gene encoding pancreatic triacylglycerol lipase-like, with product MLLSVLVAVQVVAGARADDVNFLLWTRSNPGDLQFHTLLLGDADNLAAAPLTPSDPTALLIHGYTSSGFTGWSRTAKTELLSYSPYNVISVDWESLAEGPWYPGAVQNTQVVGERTARLLEWLQEEAGLDTTLVQVTGHSLGAHVSGAIGQHLQGFRLQYITGKCGLVNTFVRR from the exons ATGCTTCTCTCTGTCTTAG TCGCCGTCCAGGTGGTGGCCGGCGCCAGGGCAGACGACGTGAACTTCCTGCTGTGGACCAG GAGTAACCCCGGCGACTTGCAGTTCCACACGCTGCTGCTCGGGGACGCCGACAACCTGGCCGCCGCGCCCCTCACGCCCTCCGACCCCACGGCGCTGCTCATCCACGGCTACACCTCCAGCGGCTTCACCGGATGGTCCCGCACGGCCAAGacag AGCTGCTGAGTTACAGCCCCTACAACGTCATCTCCGTTGACTGGGAGAGCCTTGCCGAGGGTCCCTGGTACCCCGGGGCCGTGCAGAACACTCAGGTG GTCGGGGAGCGCACGGCCCGCCTGCTGGAGTGGCtgcaggaggaggcggggctggACACGACGCTGGTACAGGTAACAGGTCACTCCCTTGGGGCTCATGTGTCCGGGGCCATTGGTCAGCACCTTCAAGGCTTCCGCCTCCAATATATCACGGGCAAGTGTGGCCTCGTTAATACCTTCGTCaggagatag
- the LOC127009581 gene encoding pancreatic triacylglycerol lipase-like produces MARQALLCSLFIVVAAASSWPDLRDPYNDRSNHLHTFPEPLLGNLSDIRFLLWTRSNPGDDDHYRLLPGDAANLDQSPLDPALPTYVMYHGFSDFGLCGWILQAKTELLSLYECNVLSVDWQTLVLSPWYDQGVKNAYRTANYTASMLDWLAAEVGLLPAQLHITGHSLGAHTAGLTAKYVTAGTVARVTGLDPAGPAFYTQPPERRIDKTDADFVDILHTNSGSLPEGCIALFKPVGHVDFYPNGGRHQPGCVVIPGNEDNILDLLGGCSHARVTEIWVESIVALPPAEAFTSWPCTDWDTFFAGNCSSCGQGCLDMGFHVQRDLEGTYFLRTNPYSPFALGDTQ; encoded by the exons ATGGCGCGCCAGGCTCTCCTCTGCTCCCTCTTTATCG TGGTGGCGGCAGCATCGTCGTGGCCAGACCTCCGTGACCCCTACAATGACCGCAGCAACCACCTCCACACCTTCCCAGAGCCTCTCCTCGGCAACCTGAGTGACATCCGCTTCCTCCTCTGGAccag GTCTAACCCGGGCGACGATGACCACTACCGCCTGCTGCCCGGCGACGCGGCCAACCTGGACCAGTCCCCGCTGGACCCCGCGCTGCCCACCTACGTCATGTACCACGGCTTCAGCGACTTCGGCCTCTGCGGGTGGATCTTACAAGCAAAGACAG AGCTCCTGAGCCTGTACGAGTGTAACGTGCTCTCCGTGGACTGGCAGACGCTGGTGCTCTCCCCGTGGTACGACCAGGGGGTGAAGAACGCCTACAgg ACGGCCAACTATACCGCATCCATGCTGGATTGGCTGGCGGCCGAGGTGGGGCTGCTGCCGGCACAGCTGCACATCACGGGCCATTCGCTGGGCGCCCACACCGCCGGCCTCACCGCAAAGTACGTCACTGCGGGCACCGTCGCCAGAGTCAcgg GCCTGGACCCTGCCGGGCCTGCGTTCTACACTCAGCCGCCTGAGCGTCGCATTGACAAGACTGACGCCGACTTCGTGGACATCCTGCACACCAACTCTGGCTCGCTCCCGGAG GGTTGTATCGCGCTCTTCAAGCCAGTGGGTCACGTGGACTTCTATCCTAATGGAGGGAGGCACCAGCCAGGCTGCGTCGTCATCCCTGGCAACGAGGACAACATATTAGACCTCTTGG GGGGATGCAGCCATGCCCGGGTCACGGAGATATGGGTGGAGAGCATTGTGGCCCTGCCCCCAGCGGAGGCCTTCACCTCCTGGCCCTGCACTGACTGGGACACCTTCTTTGCCGGGAACTGTTCCAGCTGCGGACAAGGTTGCTTGGATATGGGCTTCCACGTCCAAAGAGA cCTGGAGGGAACCTATTTCTTGCGCACCAACCCCTACTCGCCCTTCGCTCTCGGGGACACCCAGTGA